In one window of Egibacteraceae bacterium DNA:
- a CDS encoding HEPN-associated N-terminal domain-containing protein, whose translation MEDLFVADLLLQATEDGDTCSFCGEQDGAPLDELLEAVEVGLLLHYETASNAGVGWEGGWTSATMDTWDVVAELVSDGGFDDEVAEALPPLFHDEAWVHRGDPFLPPGGMLTAGWRRFVEHVKHRSRFLLAPDDGSSEEALDSGWAPGQMLEKLAKVVDEFCVTQWPAGKLVYRARAFEDTPFDHAHELAAPPPEKARQGRMNPAGISMFYGATDPQTAAAEVFDGRRYAAVAAFETLRPLDIVDLADLPTASVFNPDDAQRVHLLGFLAGFAREISRPIARDDRVHFEYTPTQIFTEYMRFRVPLPEAPVDGIAFRSAQWQDGLNVVLFTGPDGCLGDHQRVADELRDEDQILRLVDEGYDVYEYAAPASQFLRPFRFAQG comes from the coding sequence GTGGAGGACTTGTTTGTCGCCGACTTGCTCCTGCAAGCCACCGAGGACGGAGACACATGCTCCTTCTGCGGTGAACAGGACGGCGCTCCGCTTGATGAACTCCTGGAGGCCGTGGAGGTCGGTTTGCTGCTGCATTATGAAACCGCAAGCAACGCGGGTGTCGGATGGGAAGGCGGCTGGACCTCCGCGACCATGGACACATGGGACGTGGTCGCCGAACTTGTCTCTGACGGGGGCTTCGACGACGAAGTCGCAGAAGCGCTGCCTCCCCTCTTCCATGACGAGGCCTGGGTCCACAGGGGAGATCCCTTCCTTCCCCCGGGAGGAATGCTGACGGCTGGCTGGAGGCGATTCGTCGAGCATGTCAAGCACCGAAGCCGCTTCCTCTTGGCGCCGGATGATGGCTCCTCCGAAGAGGCGCTTGACAGCGGTTGGGCGCCTGGTCAGATGCTGGAGAAACTCGCGAAGGTGGTGGATGAGTTCTGCGTGACACAGTGGCCGGCCGGCAAGCTGGTGTACCGAGCACGAGCGTTCGAGGACACTCCTTTCGATCACGCGCATGAGTTGGCGGCGCCCCCACCTGAGAAGGCGCGGCAGGGACGGATGAACCCTGCAGGGATCTCCATGTTTTACGGCGCTACGGATCCGCAGACCGCGGCCGCAGAGGTCTTTGACGGCCGGCGATACGCCGCCGTGGCGGCCTTCGAGACGCTCCGCCCGCTCGACATCGTTGACCTGGCAGACCTGCCGACCGCGAGCGTGTTCAACCCGGACGACGCACAGCGCGTGCATCTCCTGGGGTTCCTGGCTGGATTCGCTCGCGAAATCTCGCGACCGATTGCGCGGGACGACCGGGTGCACTTTGAGTACACCCCCACCCAGATCTTCACCGAGTACATGCGCTTCAGGGTCCCGCTCCCAGAGGCGCCTGTCGATGGGATTGCCTTCCGGTCGGCCCAATGGCAGGACGGTCTGAACGTCGTCCTCTTTACGGGTCCAGACGGTTGCCTGGGCGACCATCAGCGGGTCGCCGACGAGTTGCGCGACGAGGACCAGATACTTCGGCTCGTAGACGAGGGCTACGACGTATACGAGTACGCCGCTCCGGCTTCACAGTTCCTCAGGCCCTTCCGTTTCGCTCAAGGCTGA
- a CDS encoding protein kinase — MDNVTGGEFAGKRMDLSLLESEVLIEPQILQQITHDNVVPILSAARVDGYPSPMDVVEIVMPHHPRGSLTDAMLRGERFSMREACQLIQAALRGLGEIHERHQVVHRDIKSSNLLLADDHTLLKVGDLGLAGRMDPQGRVAMIDNPQLYSPPELVADGYLTRQSDLFSLGLVFVELVREPFPYHSCTRTHIVSRLMPGVSPLRTVDRQLPPWVPRGLKRVITKATARHPGQRYPTARHMSAALANVRVIDWKQIADNRWEAPYLHQPDRRIAVESRTMRSGKIRLSVLAYRSAWRRAQPDTDVEDLYSADAAAVFDQADQIACAR, encoded by the coding sequence CTGGACAACGTCACAGGCGGCGAGTTCGCCGGCAAGCGGATGGACCTCTCGTTGCTGGAGTCGGAGGTCCTCATCGAGCCGCAGATCCTCCAGCAGATCACCCACGACAACGTCGTGCCGATTCTCAGCGCTGCACGCGTCGACGGCTACCCCAGCCCCATGGACGTCGTCGAGATCGTCATGCCCCATCACCCCCGGGGGAGCCTGACCGACGCGATGCTCAGGGGCGAGCGGTTCAGCATGAGGGAGGCGTGTCAGCTCATCCAGGCCGCGCTTCGGGGACTCGGCGAGATCCATGAGCGGCACCAGGTCGTTCACCGCGACATCAAGAGCTCGAACCTGCTACTGGCCGACGACCACACGCTCCTCAAGGTCGGCGATCTCGGACTCGCGGGCCGCATGGATCCACAGGGCCGAGTCGCGATGATCGACAACCCGCAGCTGTACTCGCCACCGGAACTCGTGGCCGACGGCTACCTGACCAGGCAGTCCGACCTGTTCTCCCTCGGGCTCGTCTTTGTCGAACTGGTGCGCGAACCCTTCCCCTACCACTCGTGCACGCGCACGCACATCGTGAGCCGCCTCATGCCGGGCGTCAGTCCGCTGCGAACGGTCGACCGGCAACTACCACCTTGGGTTCCCAGAGGCCTGAAGCGAGTCATCACCAAGGCAACCGCGCGTCACCCCGGCCAGCGATACCCGACCGCCCGGCACATGAGCGCCGCGTTGGCCAACGTTCGAGTGATCGACTGGAAGCAGATCGCCGACAACCGTTGGGAGGCGCCGTATCTGCATCAGCCGGACCGCCGGATCGCGGTCGAGTCCAGGACGATGCGCTCGGGGAAGATCCGGCTGAGCGTCCTTGCCTACCGGTCCGCGTGGCGACGGGCTCAACCCGACACGGACGTCGAGGACCTGTACTCGGCGGATGCGGCGGCGGTGTTCGACCAAGCCGACCAGATCGCGTGCGCCCGCTGA
- a CDS encoding TenA family protein: MSALSPAAVLWKDNAELAAACLRPPFVQGIALGDLPRDRFVFYVEQDAFFLDGFARAYALALAKAPDREAMAEIRVLLEGVDDELRLHQSYAQRWGARLDPEPAAATLAYTDFLLRVAWSEPVGHILAAMTPCMRLYAHLGQGLEAHTAADSPYREWVTTYADEDFERWRSGWRRCWTPTTTAATPSRSTTTGPCCSSTASSTKRDRRLDAAGDVRAKNRQLSAPSPPRTLAELQCQAAEPWLAWPALEIRRRVWRYEDLAAAVDAGAGLLAGRGVAPAAGPRTAQETAGFRHLWLPWPRTESRWGG; encoded by the coding sequence GTGAGCGCCTTGAGCCCCGCTGCCGTGCTGTGGAAGGACAACGCCGAGCTCGCCGCGGCATGCCTGCGTCCCCCGTTCGTGCAGGGCATCGCGCTTGGTGACCTGCCACGCGACCGGTTCGTGTTCTACGTCGAGCAGGACGCCTTCTTCCTCGACGGCTTCGCCCGCGCGTATGCCCTGGCGCTCGCGAAGGCACCGGACCGGGAGGCCATGGCGGAGATCCGTGTCCTACTCGAAGGAGTGGACGACGAGTTGCGGCTGCACCAGTCGTACGCGCAAAGGTGGGGTGCGCGCCTGGACCCTGAACCCGCCGCAGCCACGCTGGCCTACACCGACTTCCTGCTGCGCGTCGCCTGGAGCGAGCCCGTCGGCCACATCCTCGCGGCGATGACGCCGTGCATGCGGCTGTACGCCCACCTGGGTCAGGGGCTTGAGGCCCATACCGCCGCCGACAGCCCCTACCGCGAGTGGGTCACCACATACGCCGACGAGGACTTCGAGCGCTGGCGCAGCGGATGGAGGCGCTGCTGGACGCCCACGACGACGGCAGCCACGCCGTCGCGCAGCACGACCACCGGGCCATGCTGCTCGAGTACGGCTTCTTCGACCAAGCGGGATCGGCGGCTTGACGCCGCAGGAGACGTGCGCGCCAAGAACCGCCAGCTGTCTGCCCCTTCGCCCCCGCGCACGCTCGCCGAGCTGCAATGCCAGGCGGCCGAGCCCTGGCTGGCGTGGCCGGCGCTGGAGATCCGCAGGCGGGTGTGGCGCTACGAGGACCTCGCCGCTGCCGTCGACGCCGGCGCCGGACTGCTCGCCGGCCGGGGCGTCGCGCCCGCTGCGGGCCCACGAACGGCGCAGGAGACAGCCGGGTTCCGCCACCTCTGGCTACCATGGCCGCGAACGGAGTCACGCTGGGGCGGTTGA
- a CDS encoding ParA family protein, translating to MLDNCVAVVNGKGGVGKTSIVANVAATAALGGWRTLAVDLDPQGNLARDLGYRDRSDEGRGLLEAVMTATPARPMTGVRPGLDVITGGRHTRRLGDLLVVQALGQQPAVDYHLEPALAAVAGRYDLVLLDCPPASNLLVRAALALAGHAVIPTKIDDASIDGLEGLADVLGEVVRTANPQLRVLGVVLFDVGAGDTRLQAEARRELEEMLDGIAPVLRAAIRHTRRAARDLRRRGSTAAEYEQAALDAKPWYADRAAPALSRAAGGLAGDYQQLTTEILAALCARAAGQIAEVTP from the coding sequence GTGCTCGACAACTGCGTCGCTGTCGTCAACGGGAAGGGTGGCGTCGGCAAGACCTCGATCGTCGCCAACGTGGCCGCCACCGCCGCCCTCGGGGGCTGGCGGACGCTCGCGGTCGATCTCGACCCGCAGGGCAACCTCGCCCGCGACCTGGGCTACCGCGATCGCAGCGACGAGGGCCGCGGGCTGCTCGAGGCCGTCATGACGGCCACGCCGGCGCGGCCCATGACCGGGGTGCGCCCCGGTCTCGACGTGATCACGGGTGGCCGGCACACCCGACGCCTCGGGGATCTGCTCGTCGTCCAGGCCCTCGGCCAGCAGCCCGCCGTCGACTACCACCTCGAGCCGGCGCTCGCCGCCGTCGCCGGCCGCTACGACCTCGTCCTCCTCGACTGCCCGCCCGCGAGCAACCTGCTCGTCCGCGCCGCTCTCGCCCTCGCCGGCCACGCGGTCATCCCCACCAAGATCGACGACGCCAGCATCGACGGGCTCGAAGGCCTCGCCGACGTGCTCGGCGAGGTCGTGCGTACCGCCAACCCGCAGCTGCGCGTCCTCGGCGTGGTGCTGTTCGACGTGGGCGCCGGCGACACCCGCCTGCAGGCCGAGGCCCGCCGCGAGCTCGAGGAGATGCTCGACGGCATCGCCCCCGTCCTTCGCGCGGCGATCCGCCACACCCGCCGCGCCGCCCGCGACCTGCGCCGCCGCGGGAGCACCGCCGCCGAGTACGAGCAGGCGGCCCTGGACGCCAAGCCCTGGTACGCCGACCGGGCCGCCCCGGCGCTGTCCCGCGCGGCGGGCGGCCTGGCCGGCGACTACCAACAGCTGACCACCGAGATCCTGGCCGCCCTGTGCGCCCGCGCGGCCGGCCAGATCGCCGAGGTGACGCCGTGA
- a CDS encoding CopG family transcriptional regulator: protein MTSARRLQDLNPADRPDRAPAVAPPVRPVAPPQPTEPADVEASTLGPPPPAGRPSAAPGKATKVIHSVPVDVLDRLKQAAARSGRSYTDIVVGCVVDHRDRLAPGDDDTGEAALKALERRRRQAGRTRARSAQLTLYLTADERAELDRLAAGRGMARSQLVTAALRRGLNDLP from the coding sequence GTGACCAGCGCCCGCCGGCTGCAGGACCTCAATCCCGCCGACCGGCCCGACCGGGCGCCAGCGGTCGCGCCGCCCGTCCGCCCTGTGGCCCCGCCGCAACCCACGGAGCCCGCCGACGTCGAGGCGTCCACCCTCGGCCCCCCGCCGCCGGCCGGTCGCCCGTCCGCCGCGCCAGGCAAGGCGACCAAGGTCATCCATTCGGTGCCCGTCGACGTGCTCGACCGGCTCAAGCAGGCCGCCGCCCGCAGCGGCCGCAGCTACACCGACATCGTCGTCGGCTGCGTCGTCGACCACCGCGACCGCCTCGCTCCCGGCGACGACGACACTGGCGAGGCTGCGCTCAAGGCGCTCGAACGCCGCCGCCGGCAGGCCGGGCGCACCCGGGCGCGCAGCGCGCAGCTCACCCTGTACCTCACCGCCGACGAGCGCGCCGAGCTCGACCGGCTCGCCGCCGGCCGGGGCATGGCCCGGTCCCAGCTGGTCACCGCGGCGCTGCGACGAGGGTTGAATGACCTGCCATGA
- a CDS encoding helix-turn-helix domain-containing protein — protein sequence MATFADLDDFGDMLSLSDVAKILGVHLNTAQRYAREGVIPTHRLPGGRRYYVLKDELLDFIRAQPSNPAPGDQPVAVKPRPRDKDTSV from the coding sequence ATGGCCACGTTCGCCGACCTTGACGACTTCGGCGACATGCTGTCGCTGAGCGACGTGGCCAAGATCCTCGGCGTGCACCTCAACACCGCCCAGCGCTACGCGCGCGAGGGTGTCATCCCCACGCACCGGCTGCCCGGCGGCCGCCGCTACTACGTCCTGAAGGACGAGCTTCTCGACTTCATCCGCGCGCAGCCCTCCAACCCGGCCCCCGGCGACCAGCCGGTCGCCGTCAAGCCTCGCCCGCGCGACAAAGACACGAGCGTATAG
- a CDS encoding SAF domain-containing protein: MSVTEQLPSLAGARDTAPPQQASPARVRRRRPGSVLALMLVAGLLLGLATYMVLRDRDVTYRVAVAATDLRAGTVVSADSFRLVDTKVADQLAAGLVHADHVAGVTGWVAANTVAAASSCRAVTCARPRRQASSAP, encoded by the coding sequence ATGAGCGTGACGGAGCAGCTGCCAAGCCTGGCGGGCGCGCGCGACACGGCACCGCCGCAGCAGGCCAGCCCGGCACGGGTGCGGCGGCGCCGGCCGGGCAGCGTGCTCGCGCTGATGCTGGTCGCCGGGCTGCTGCTGGGGCTGGCCACCTACATGGTGCTGCGCGACCGGGACGTCACCTACCGGGTCGCGGTCGCCGCGACCGACCTGCGCGCCGGCACGGTCGTCTCCGCCGACTCGTTCCGGCTGGTCGACACGAAGGTCGCTGATCAACTGGCCGCCGGCCTGGTGCACGCCGACCACGTCGCCGGGGTCACCGGCTGGGTCGCCGCCAACACCGTGGCAGCGGCGAGCTCGTGTCGCGCGGTGACCTGCGCCCGCCCTCGGCGCCAAGCGAGTTCCGCGCCATGA